A window of Hevea brasiliensis isolate MT/VB/25A 57/8 chromosome 14, ASM3005281v1, whole genome shotgun sequence contains these coding sequences:
- the LOC110660175 gene encoding NF-X1-type zinc finger protein NFXL2 produces MSSANCQQPSSDSDCDSDPDQSHTESHHGNRHRHTDFSNSIFKSYFEHTTNQSQSSNSPPTPHDLSKIQSFLNSSSSGALSCLICLERIKPSDPTWSCTSLCYAVFHLLCIQSWARQASDLSAYRAATRLPISPDRAAETSTWNCPKCRSVYAKSQIPKTYFCFCGNVENPPNDNPWILPHSCGEVCDRPLKNSCGHYCLLLCHPGPCPSCPKLVKAKCFCGKIEDVRRCGLKLFSCNNFCDKLLDCGIHKCKERCHDGDCPPCQARGFYGCYCGRKKEERKCCERGFQCENPCERLLGCGKHVCERGCHSGECGLCPLQGKRTCPCGKNVYEGIACDVAVPLCGGTCDKILSCGLHRCHERCHRGGCIETCRLVVTKSCRCGGLKKEVPCYQDLTCERKCQRMRDCGRHACKRRCCDGDCPPCGEICGRRLPCKNHKCPAPCHRGACAPCPLMVTISCACGETHFEVPCGIEMNQKPPKCRKLCGIPPLCRHGSDSKPHRCHYGACPPCQLLCEEEYPCGHTCKLRCHGPRPPPNPEFTLKPKKKKPNHQSECTPGTSCPPCPELVWRSCVGQHLGAERMMFCSNRALFSCDNLCGNPLPCGNHYCTKTCHALKSQSQKSLAQRSGEPCEECHLPCEKERKPTCPHPCPLSCHPGECPPCKVLVKRACHCGSMVHVFECIYYNSLSEKEQMTVRSCGGSCHRKLPNCTHLCPETCHPGQCPSSDKCSKKVTVRCQCQTLKKEWLCQDVQAAYQKAGRDPKDVSKNHFGIGLLPCNSDCKSKVKVVDQELHLRKSKDFEEKEPDTEKNTSKRRKRRERVQETKQISKLQKYVATMKWLLLVVILVVTLVAAAYFGYKGLLWLSDWMNEVEEQRLRRRYPRI; encoded by the exons ATGTCCTCTGCCAATTGCCAACAGCCTTCATCGGATTCCGATTGCGATTCCGATCCTGATCAATCCCACACCGAATCACACCACGGCAACCGCCATCGCCACACAgacttctcaaactccattttcaAATCCTACTTCGAGCACaccaccaaccaatcacaatcctCCAACTCACCACCAACTCCTCACGACCTCTCCAAAATCCAATCTTTTCTCAACTCTTCCTCCTCCGGCGCACTATCATGCCTTATATGCCTCGAGCGGATCAAGCCCTCGGATCCCACTTGGTCCTGCACTTCCCTCTGTTACGCTGTTTTTCACCTCCTCTGCATTCAATCCTGGGCCCGCCAGGCCTCTGATCTCTCCGCCTACCGTGCCGCCACGCGCCTGCCCATCTCCCCTGACAGAGCGGCGGAAACCTCCACCTGGAACTGTCCCAAATGCAGATCAGTGTATGCGAAATCTCAAATCCCTAAAACTTATTTCTGCTTCTGTGGTAACGTCGAGAATCCTCCAAATGATAACCCCTGGATTTTGCCGCATTCCTGCGGTGAAGTCTGTGACCGTCCGTTGAAAAACAGCTGCGGCCATTATTGCTTGTTGCTATGCCACCCTGGGCCGTGCCCTTCATGTCCGAAGCTGGTGAAAGCCAAGTGCTTCTGCGGGAAAATTGAAGATGTTCGGCGCTGCGGATTGAAATTGTTTTCGTGTAACAATTTCTGTGACAAGTTATTGGATTGCGGGATTCATAAGTGTAAAGAGAGGTGCCACGATGGAGATTGTCCTCCGTGTCAGGCTCGCGGCTTTTATGGATGCTACTGTGGAAGGAAGAAAGAGGAGAGGAAGTGCTGTGAGAGGGGATTTCAATGCGAGAATCCGTGCGAGAGATTGTTGGGGTGTGGGAAGCATGTGTGTGAAAGAGGGTGTCATTCAGGGGAGTGTGGACTGTGTCCTCTTCAGGGGAAGAGGACTTGTCCATGTGGGAAGAACGTGTATGAAGGAATCGCTTGTGATGTCGCAGTGCCGCTTTGCGGTGGTACTTGTGATAAGATACTGAGTTGCGGTTTACACAGGTGCCATGAAAGATGTCATAGAGGAGGTTGCATTGAAACTTGTAGACTTGTGGTGACCAAATCGTGCCGGTGCGGGGGCTTGAAGAAAGAG GTTCCATGCTATCAAGATTTGACCTGTGAGAGAAAGTGTCAGAGAATGAGAGATTGTGGACGCCATGCTTGTAAACGACGCTGCTGTGACGGGGACTGTCCACCATGTGGAGAG ATTTGTGGTAGGAGGCTTCCATGTAAAAATCACAAATGCCCAGCACCATGCCATCG AGGTGCCTGTGCTCCTTGCCCTCTAATGGTTACAATCTCATGTGCTTGTGGTGAGACACACTTTGAG GTTCCATGTGGTATTGAGATGAATCAAAAGCCTCCTAAGTGTCGAAAATTGTGTGGTATACCTCCTTTATGCAGGCATGGATCAGACAGCAAG CCACACAGATGCCACTATGGAGCATGCCCTCCTTGTCAGTTACTTTGTGAAGAAGAATATCCATGTGGCCATACATGCAAATTGAG ATGTCATGGTCCAAGACCACCACCTAATCCAGAATTCACATTGAAACCGAAGAAAAAGAAGCCAAATCATCAGAGTGAATGTACTCCTGGGACTTCCTGCCCTCCTTGCCCAGAACTTGTTTGGAGGTCTTGCGTAGGCCAGCACCTCGGAGCAGAGAGGATG ATGTTCTGCTCGAACAGGGCACTGTTTTCTTGTGATAATTTGTGTGGCAATCCTCTGCCTTGTGGCAATCACTATTGTACGAAAACTTGTCATGCTCTTAAGAGCCAGTCCCAAAAATCATTGGCTCAGCGCAGTGGTGAGCCTTGTGAAGAGTGCCATCTTCCTTGTGAAAAG GAGAGGAAGCCCACTTGCCCACATCCCTGTCCTCTTTCATGTCATCCTGGGGAGTGCCCCCCTTGCAAAGTGCTTGTGAAACGGGCTTGTCACTGTGGTTCTATGGTCCATGTTTTCGAGTGCATATACTACAACAGCTTGTCAGAAAAGGAGCAAATGACTGTCCGCTCATGTGGTGGATCCTGTCACAG GAAGTTGCCCAATTGTACACATTTATGCCCGGAGACCTGTCATCCTGGTCAATGCCCATCATCTGACAAATGCAGCAAAAAG GTTACCGTTCGTTGTCAATGCCAAACATTGAAAAAAGAATGGCTATGTCAAGATGTTCAAGCAGCCTATCAAAAAGCAGGTCGGGACCCCAAAGATGTATCTAAAAATCACTTTGGAATTGGACTTCTTCCTTGTAATTCAGATTGCAAGAGTAAAGTAAAGGTTGTGGATCAGGAATTGCATTTGCGCAAATCCAAAGATTTCGAG GAAAAGGAGCCTGATACTGAGAAGAACACATCAAAGCGTAGAAAACGACGAGAACGAGTACAAGAAACAAAGCAGATTTCAAAACTTCAG AAATATGTTGCCACCATGAAGTGGCTTCTTCTAGTAGTCATCCTTGTAGTGACTCTGGTTGCAGCCGCGTATTTTGGTTACAAGGGTCTCTTGTGGCTCTCTGATTGGATGAATGAAGTAGAAGAACAAAGACTAAGGAGAAGATACCCACGAATCTAA
- the LOC110660176 gene encoding putative serine/threonine-protein kinase-like protein CCR3: MMKLSISPSIIFSVVSVTFLSFFFSLPLTTHALGSSSTLAVTSTSVCGIVGEKSTQSIICYRISGDIISVEPNVSFSAISGGQDFFCGLRSGGYAFLCWDTSNSSDNSSFNNPKRVYFNTTVLLQNLAVGENHVCAIVNDTANANGTGTVRCWRGDGHVSNQTPADGDQFESISSGNGFSCGILMNSSRIRCWGNNPIATKIESEFGNMPMGSIAAGGSHVCGVNSTGFLVCKGDNSSGQLDVPLNSALEYSQFSQSKLALGDNYSCALRRNGSVVCWGGGGGGGLGLFPVGISFESIVSGANITCGLMTLNFSIMCGGPGWPNVDNSGIQILPFTDKILPGPCVQSSCEGKLYPDSASLCSGSGNICYPPELNVSLPPPPFPPSPPPPVILSSPSSPSKELKNGLLAFAIVGSVGVFAGICTIIYCLWAGVCFGKKKVHNSVQPTINRAGSNGGTTSNHSGLISRSSTIRRQSSRAMRRQRSGTSSKHADRAEEFSLAELAAATNDFSLENKIGAGSFGVVYRGKLVDGREVAIKRGETGQRTKKFQEKESAFESELAFLSRLHHKHLVRLVGYCEDGDERLLVYDYMKNGALYDHLHDKNNIQKKSSVINSWKMRIKIVLDAARGIEYLHNYAVPPIIHRDIKSSNILLDLNWTARVSDFGLSLMGPESERDHRPMKAAGTVGYIDPEYYGLNLLTAKSDVYGLGVVLLELLTGKRAIFKDDENGGTPTSIVDFAVPRIMAGELVKVLDPRVGPPQLNEAEAVELVAYTALHCVNLEGKDRPTMTDIVANLERALSLCDGSHGSISGDTISIVSE, encoded by the coding sequence ATGATGAAACTATCCATTTCTCCTTCCATCATCTTCTCCGTCGTCAGTGTTACATTTCTGTCTTTCTTTTTCTCGTTACCATTGACCACCCATGCCTTGGGATCCAGTTCCACACTCGCTGTCACCTCCACCTCCGTGTGCGGCATCGTGGGGGAGAAGTCCACCCAGAGCATCATATGCTATAGAATAAGTGGCGATATTATAAGCGTCGAACCCAATGTCTCCTTCTCTGCTATTTCCGGTGGGCAGGACTTCTTCTGTGGTCTCCGGTCCGGCGGTTACGCTTTCTTGTGTTGGGACACATCCAATTCAAGTGATAATTCGAGTTTCAATAACCCAAAAAGAGTTTACTTTAACACCACTGTTCTATTACAGAATCTCGCGGTTGGTGAGAATCATGTTTGCGCGATTGTAAACGACACAGCGAATGCCAATGGCACCGGTACTGTTAGATGCTGGAGAGGCGATGGACATGTCAGCAACCAAACGCCGGCAGATGGTGATCAATTTGAGTCAATCTCATCTGGGAATGGATTTTCGTGTGGGATTTTGATGAATAGTAGCAGGATTCGGTGTTGGGGAAACAACCCAATAGCGACAAAGATAGAGTCCGAATTTGGGAATATGCCAATGGGTAGTATTGCAGCGGGTGGTTCCCATGTTTGTGGAGTGAATTCAACTGGGTTCTTGGTATGTAAAGGGGATAATAGCTCTGGTCAGTTAgatgttcctttgaattctgcaTTAGAGTATTCGCAATTTTCACAATCAAAATTGGCTCTTGGGgataattatagttgtgcactaagAAGAAATGGATCGGTGGTTTGTtggggaggaggaggaggaggaggactaGGACTATTTCCTGTGGGGATTTCCTTTGAGTCGATTGTTTCAGGGGCTAATATCACCTGTGGATTGATGACCTTGAATTTTTCGATAATGTGTGGCGGACCTGGGTGGCCTAATGTGGATAACTCTGGGATTCAGATTCTTCCATTCACAGACAAAATTCTTCCAGGGCCTTGTGTGCAATCTTCTTGTGAAGGTAAATTGTATCCGGATTCTGCTAGCTTGTGTTCTGGTTCAGGGAATATTTGCTACCCTCCTGAGTTAAATGTTTCACTACCACCACCCCCATTCCCGCCTTCACCTCCACCGCCGGTGATATTGTCTTCTCCATCATCTCCGTCCAAAGAATTGAAAAATGGGTTATTGGCGTTTGCCATTGTTGGTTCTGTAGGAGTTTTTGCAGGTATTTGCACTATTATTTACTGCTTGTGGGCTGGAGTTTGTTTTGGAAAAAAGAAAGTGCACAATTCTGTTCAACCCACAATAAATAGAGCTGGTTCAAATGGAGGCACCACATCAAACCATAGCGGTCTTATTTCGAGATCATCAACGATTAGGCGGCAGAGCTCAAGGGCAATGAGGCGCCAGAGGAGTGGAACCTCATCGAAACATGCAGATAGGGCTGAGGAATTTAGTCTAGCTGAGCTTGCTGCTGCTACAAATGACTTCTCACTAGAGAACAAGATTGGTGCAGGGAGCTTTGGTGTTGTTTATAGAGGCAAATTAGTTGATGGTCGCGAAGTGGCGATCAAGAGAGGGGAAACAGGCCAAAGGACAAAGAAGTTTCAAGAGAAAGAGAGTGCATTTGAATCTGAATTGGCATTCTTGTCAAGGCTTCACCACAAGCATTTGGTTAGGCTTGTTGGGTATTGTGAAGATGGGGATGAGAGGCTTTTAGTCTATGATTACATGAAGAATGGAGCTTTATATGACCATTTACATGACAAGAACAATATTCAAAAGAAGAGTAGTGTGATAAATTCCTGGAAAATGAGGATCAAGATTGTATTAGATGCTGCTAGAGGAATTGAATATCTTCACAATTATGCAGTACCACCGATAATTCATAGAGATATCAAGTCTTCTAACATATTGCTCGACTTGAATTGGACAGCAAGAGTTTCAGATTTTGGACTGTCATTGATGGGTCCTGAATCTGAAAGAGATCACAGGCCAATGAAGGCAGCAGGAACAGTTGGCTACATTGATCCTGAGTATTACGGTCTAAATTTATTAACAGCAAAGAGTGATGTCTATGGCCTTGGTGTGGTATTATTAGAACTTCTGACAGGCAAGAGAGCTATATTCAAGGATGATGAAAATGGAGGCACACCAACAAGTATAGTGGATTTCGCAGTGCCTAGAATTATGGCTGGGGAATTGGTTAAGGTTTTGGACCCCAGGGTCGGTCCGCCGCAGCTTAATGAAGCAGAGGCTGTGGAGCTCGTAGCATATACTGCACTTCACTGTGTGAATTTGGAAGGAAAAGATAGGCCAACTATGACTGACATTGTTGCTAATTTGGAGAGAGCGTTGTCTCTCTGTGATGGTAGTCATGGCAGCATCTCCGGTGATACAATCTCAATTGTTTCAGAATGA
- the LOC110660174 gene encoding uncharacterized protein LOC110660174, which produces MAELTQPEVVYSTRSLQLWRTLWNWLAFFFQIFLQILRALGHLPLLSSSSSSSSNSFKPLPVVELPEIDSRTTLEITAGRDSSFADEPIKKLTVVLDLDETLICSYETSSLPAILRNQATEAGLKWFELECLSSEKECEGKPKINFVTVFERPGLAEFLKQLSEFADLVLFTAGLEGYAKPLVDRIDTENLFSRRLYRPSTISTKYREHVKDLSCLSKDPRRTVIVDNNPFSFLLQPLNGIPCVPFSAAQPYDTQLLDVLLPLLKHLSNQKDVRPVLYERFHMPEWFQNQGIPASGWT; this is translated from the exons ATGGCTGAGTTGACTCAGCCCGAGGTCGTCTACTCAACTCGCTCTCTTCAACTGTGGAGGACGCTCTGGAACTGGCTCGCTTTCTTCTTTCAGATCTTCCTCCAGATCCTTCGAGCCTTAGGCCACcttcctctcctctcttcttcttcttcttcctcttctaacTCTTTCAAGCCTTTGCCAGTCGTTGAGTTGCCGGAGATTGACTCTCGCACTACTCTTGAGATCACCGCCGGACGTGACTCCTCTTTTGCTGATGAGCCTATCAAAAAACTCACA GTGGTTCTGGACTTGGATGAAACTCTAATATGTTCGTATGAGACATCTAGTTTGCCAGCTATTCTACGTAATCAAGCAACTGAAGCTGGACTGAAGTGGTTTGAATTGGAATGCTTATCTTCAGAAAAG GAATGTGAAGGGAAacctaaaatcaattttgttACGGTGTTTGAGCGTCCAGGGCTGGCTGAATTCCTAAAACAACTAAGTGAATTTGCTGATCTTGTGTTGTTTACTGCTGGCCTTGAAG GTTATGCTAAACCCCTTGTGGACAGAATAGATACAGAAAATCTATTTAGCCGTCGCCTTTATCGGCCTTCAACAATTAGCAC GAAATATAGGGAGCATGTGAAGGATCTCTCTTGTCTGTCAAAGGATCCTCGCAGAACTGTTATAGTTGACAACAATCCATTTAGTTTCTTGTTGCAACCGTTGAATGGAATTCCATGCGTTCCTTTTTCTGCAGCTCAACCATATGATACACAG CTTCTGGATGTCCTTCTTCCACTCCTTAAGCACCTCTCTAATCAGAAAGATGTAAGACCTGTGTTATATGAAAGATTCCACATGCCTGAATGGTTTCAAAATCAGGGAATCCCTGCTTCTGGTTGGACATAG